TAGCCACTCCAGTTCCACTCTGTATCATTGCTATGTAATATATATAGATAGTCATATGGTGTTGGATATGTAGGCCACCAATCATTTATTATCATATGCGGTGCTCTTTCAGGATCTGTCCAGACAGAGGAACCTCTCTCCCTAACCTGTTCCCATGGGAGTGCAACTATATCTACATTGATTCCTAGAGACCTTAGAGAGTCTTTGAGGAGGGATGCAAATCTCTCCTCCTCCTCATAGCCAGAGGTAATAACTAGCTCTAATTTTATACTACCAATGTTTAAGGTATTAATAATTTCTCTTGCTTTTGTTATATTGTATTCATATATAAGTCCCTCAACATATCCTGGATATCCATATGGTATTAATCCACTTGCCCTCCTACCATATCCACCAAAAGCAAAATCTATTACTTCATCCCAAGGAATAGCATATGCTATAGCCTTTCTAAACTCTGTTATATTTGTTGGCCATCTTCTCACATTAAACATTAGTATATAGTTGTGAAATGTGGTTTGATTTAATACCTTAAAACCATCCTTCATTAATCTAGGTATATTTGCTTTGACTATATTCATAGCTATATCTATACTACCATCACGTAATCCTAGCTCCTGAGCTGCAGGATCTTCAACAATTTTAATGATTACTATCTCTGGTGCTTTTGAATTATTAATTAAGCTCCATCCCCACCAACCATGGAACTTCTCTAGTATGACCTCAGAATCAGGTTTATACGACTTTATTTTATATGGCCCAGATCCAACATCATTTCCATTTTCAAACCATTGACGTATTTTGGGATCGACCATATCTTCAGCATTGGCATATTCTAAAACTTTATGACTATAGATATAAGCCCCATATGCTGATGATGCTATTAACTGGATGGGGGCAGGATATCTTAGTTTAAACATTACAGTAGTTTCATTAAGTGCAACTATATCATCTATACAGTCCCATATCCAGCCAGGTCCAATACCACTTTTTTCATATATTGCCTTAGTTCTTAGAATACTAAATGCAACAGACTCTGCAGTAAGAGGAGTACCATCATGGAAGTAAACTCCGCTTCTTAGTTTGAATATCCATGTAGTACTATTGATTTGTTCCCAGTGTATTGCGAGAGCAGGTTTAAACTCATTTTTTATAGGATCATAATATAGTAGTGGTTCGTATACATTTCCTAAAACTACTATACCTGTATCAAAATCTATACTTGGATCTATACCGGTTATAGCATCTCTATATGCATATGTGACAACCCTCTTCGTCTCTACAACAACTTGTGTAGTTATGGTAGACATGGGGGTAGATGTTATGGGACTCTCTATTGTTATTGTAGTTTCTGCACTTCTCCTAATCAATTGATAATAGAGAACGGCTCCTATACCTACTACTATCATTATAATTATAATTATAGCTAAATGTATTATTTTCATTGCGGATCGTTATATACGTTATTACACCGCTTTATAAACTATTTACAACAAATGCTATGTAAAAATACAGTATCTAACCTAAGAAACCTCTTATCTTACCTAGTGCTATTATATGAGGTTCTACAGGATTTAGCTCAAGTAGAGATCTATATATATCGTTTCTCTCTGGCTTTATCCCCAGGATATCTAGAGCATTGTTTATCTTCATTATAATTTCCTCATCGAGTCTCTTCATAGCTATTTCAGGATCATAATATTGTGAATCATATTCTATCTCCTTCTTTAGATAGGGTATATACTTAAGAAGTATATCAATTTCATCCCTCTTGTATAGATCTATTATGAAATCTGCATCTAGTAACGTTGGTGGAACCCCTAGGGAATACCATGTAGCTGTATATACAATTGCTCTTGGAGTGTTAAGGACTTTATCCTCAGCCATAAATGTTCTTCCGTAGATTCTCCATGTAATTCTATCTCTAGTCTGTGGAATATATGTAGCATAGCTATTGAGTTTCTCTATATATCTCTTTACTAGAGATCTATACATCAATGTTGAGCGTTCAACCAAATCTAATATCTTAGAATCTATGCTCCTAGGACTACCATCTATATTTTCAATGAGAGTCCTATATACATTGTGATACTCATCAAAAGGTACATCATATCTTATAGCTGATTGTATTGTGACAGTACTATAACCTCTATAGTGCTGAACCTCAAGTTCTACTAACTTTGGATTATTTATACCTCCTCTAAATGGTGGTGATCCCATACCTATAATAATTTTTATATTCTTATTCAGTTCTTTCTCAAGTCTCTTAAGCTCATTTATAGCAAACATTAATGCTAAAGCCGATGCTATATGACCACTTCTTACGGCTGCATCACTTTTACCAAGAAATATCCTTAAAACATCAATATCTATATCAAATCTCTTAAATACATTACATATTGCGAGAACATAGTCATGAATTGTTATAAAACCTGCAGAATCCTCGACCAAAGGTATTAACTGAATAGGTTCATAAGGAATACCCAATTCTTCACTAAGTATTTGGCTCTTCCTCACTATAAGTCTCTGGATAAGTGCAACAACATCAAT
Above is a genomic segment from Ignisphaera aggregans DSM 17230 containing:
- a CDS encoding extracellular solute-binding protein family 5 (COGs: COG0747 ABC-type dipeptide transport system periplasmic component~InterPro IPR000914~KEGG: smr:Smar_0274 extracellular solute-binding protein~PFAM: extracellular solute-binding protein family 5~SPTR: A3DL77 Extracellular solute-binding protein, family 5~PFAM: Bacterial extracellular solute-binding proteins, family 5 Middle); translated protein: MKIIHLAIIIIIMIVVGIGAVLYYQLIRRSAETTITIESPITSTPMSTITTQVVVETKRVVTYAYRDAITGIDPSIDFDTGIVVLGNVYEPLLYYDPIKNEFKPALAIHWEQINSTTWIFKLRSGVYFHDGTPLTAESVAFSILRTKAIYEKSGIGPGWIWDCIDDIVALNETTVMFKLRYPAPIQLIASSAYGAYIYSHKVLEYANAEDMVDPKIRQWFENGNDVGSGPYKIKSYKPDSEVILEKFHGWWGWSLINNSKAPEIVIIKIVEDPAAQELGLRDGSIDIAMNIVKANIPRLMKDGFKVLNQTTFHNYILMFNVRRWPTNITEFRKAIAYAIPWDEVIDFAFGGYGRRASGLIPYGYPGYVEGLIYEYNITKAREIINTLNIGSIKLELVITSGYEEEERFASLLKDSLRSLGINVDIVALPWEQVRERGSSVWTDPERAPHMIINDWWPTYPTPYDYLYILHSNDTEWNWSGYINNEYDNLIDTALGLEGVDYERALELYREAQLIIYRDVVAINICDSIQPYVYDPEKISFREDALNPIYMYVIFFQYVEVKQ
- a CDS encoding phosphoenolpyruvate carboxylase (COGs: COG1892 conserved hypothetical protein~InterPro IPR007566~KEGG: tpe:Tpen_1265 phosphoenolpyruvate carboxylase~PFAM: protein of unknown function DUF557~PRIAM: Phosphoenolpyruvate carboxylase~SPTR: A1RZN3 Phosphoenolpyruvate carboxylase~TIGRFAM: phosphoenolpyruvate carboxylase~PFAM: Phosphoenolpyruvate carboxylase~TIGRFAM: phosphoenolpyruvate carboxylase, archaeal type), with protein sequence MFKVAPNYIPKLMCTQHPDSTVKITAQEEVDEAVQGFSMYRCDEVMVDYEGKLTPYAQPKDIVVRASQLGIAVGEKFYITPRIPNPRLEDLDRMSLSLEASIIANYYSYKLLNTQAVKWVILPMVESIDVVALIQRLIVRKSQILSEELGIPYEPIQLIPLVEDSAGFITIHDYVLAICNVFKRFDIDIDVLRIFLGKSDAAVRSGHIASALALMFAINELKRLEKELNKNIKIIIGMGSPPFRGGINNPKLVELEVQHYRGYSTVTIQSAIRYDVPFDEYHNVYRTLIENIDGSPRSIDSKILDLVERSTLMYRSLVKRYIEKLNSYATYIPQTRDRITWRIYGRTFMAEDKVLNTPRAIVYTATWYSLGVPPTLLDADFIIDLYKRDEIDILLKYIPYLKKEIEYDSQYYDPEIAMKRLDEEIIMKINNALDILGIKPERNDIYRSLLELNPVEPHIIALGKIRGFLG